In the Malania oleifera isolate guangnan ecotype guangnan chromosome 1, ASM2987363v1, whole genome shotgun sequence genome, one interval contains:
- the LOC131158842 gene encoding uncharacterized protein LOC131158842 isoform X1, translating into MHMARNLAVAEASVVQRRKTKIRNRAEEQSNELENSGMAVEFPVNSDLCDTGQEDSLSTLSLLGELHGWGNDDALCKVQYAEQEHGFSVAEKIEGSKLYQGKEYIAASPSDLTQKQEYSFNSCNDNQNTLPPPVADVSIGRLCAKLSEKIYGVVKRVCIRKVKPSRQGVRPESAKESEGFEKRLNQEVDGFSVSNKSKSDGKISSSNVDMTNHVCLAVDRKQDNLLRFSLSHSAVERAFIGSRRKLLVLDVNGLLADIVSPAPKDYKADIKIAKRAIFKRPYCSEFLNFCFEGFDVGIWSSRSKKILERVIDYLMGDMKDKLLFCWDLSHCTETGYKTLESKHKALIFKELKKIWEKHDPSLPWEKGDYNESNTLLLDDSPYKALLNPPHTALFPYAYRFQDGNDNSLGSGGDLRVYLEQLAAAENVQKYVEQHPYGQNAINEKTSSWGFYLEVINNGNSLPTT; encoded by the exons ATGCACATGGCCAGAAATCTTGCAGTTGCAGAAGCAAGCGTAGTGCAgagaaggaaaacaaaaataagaaatagaGCAGAGGAGCAGTCTAATGAGCTGGAAAATAGTGGTATGGCTGTTGAGTTTCCAGTGAATAGTGACCTCTGTGACACTGGTCAAGAAGATAGCTTGTCAACTCTAAGCCTGTTGGGTGAACTTCATGGATGGGGAAATGATGATGCTCTATGTAAAGTTCAATATGCAGAACAAGAACATGGGTTTTCTGTTGCAGAAAAAATTGAGGGTTCTAAATTATACCAAGGTAAGGAATATATAGCGGCGTCTCCATCAGATTTGACACAAAAACAGGAATATTCATTCAACTCATGTAATGATAACCAGAATACCTTGCCCCCACCTGTGGCTGATGTTTCTATTGGCAGGCTTTGTGCTAAGCTTTCAGAGAAAATATATGGAGTTGTGAAGAGAGTTTGTATAAGAAAGGTGAAACCCTCCAGGCAAGGTGTAAGGCCTGAATCTGCAAAAGAGAGCGAAGGTTTTGAAAAAAGGCTGAATCAAGAAGTAGATGGTTTTTCTGTTTCCAATAAAAGCAAAAGTGATGGAAAAATTTCATCATCCAATGTggatatgacaaatcatgtttgcCTTGCTGTTGACAGAAAACAGGATAACCTTTTGAGATTTTCACTTTCACATTCTGCTGTTGAAAGAGCATTCATTGGCTCGAGGAGAAAGCTTCTTGTTTTGGATGTAAATGGCCTACTTGCTGATATAGTTTCACCTGCTCCTAAGGACTATAAAGCGGACATAAAAATCGCAAAACGGGCAA TTTTTAAGAGACCTTACTGTTCTGAATTCCTGAATTTCTGCTTTGAGGGATTTGATGTGGGCATCTGGTCATCAAGATCTAA gaaaattttggaaagagtgattgattACTTGATGGGAGATATGAAAGACAAGCTATTATTTTGTTGG GATCTGTCCCACTGCACTGAAACGGGATATAAAACTCTTGAGAGTAAGCATAAGGCCTTGATTTTTAAGGAGCTGAAGAAAATATGGGAGAAACATGACCCAAGTCTTCCATGGGAGAAGGGAGAttataatgaatcaaacacatTGTTGTTGGATGATTCTCCATACAAGGCCTTGCTTAATCCT cCCCACACTGCACTCTTCCCTTATGCATACAGGTTCCAGGACGGGAATGATAATTCTTTAG GTTCTGGAGGTGATCTGCGAGTTTATCTGGAACAGTTAGCTGCAGCTGAAAATGTACAGAAGTATGTGGAGCAACACCCATACGGTCAAAATGCTATAAATGAAAAAACTTCCTCGTGGGGATTCTATCTTGAGGTTATTAACAATGGAAATTCCTTGCCAACGACATGA
- the LOC131158842 gene encoding uncharacterized protein LOC131158842 isoform X2, with amino-acid sequence MHMARNLAVAEASVVQRRKTKIRNRAEEQSNELENSGMAVEFPVNSDLCDTGQEDSLSTLSLLGELHGWGNDDALCKVQYAEQEHGFSVAEKIEGSKLYQGKEYIAASPSDLTQKQEYSFNSCNDNQNTLPPPVADVSIGRLCAKLSEKIYGVVKRVCIRKVKPSRQGVRPESAKESEGFEKRLNQEVDGFSVSNKSKSDGKISSSNVDMTNHVCLAVDRKQDNLLRFSLSHSAVERAFIGSRRKLLVLDVNGLLADIVSPAPKDYKADIKIAKRAIFKRPYCSEFLNFCFEGFDVGIWSSRSKKILERVIDYLMGDMKDKLLFCWDLSHCTETGYKTLESKHKALIFKELKKIWEKHDPSLPWEKGDYNESNTLLLDDSPYKALLNPPHTALFPYAYRFQDGNDNSLG; translated from the exons ATGCACATGGCCAGAAATCTTGCAGTTGCAGAAGCAAGCGTAGTGCAgagaaggaaaacaaaaataagaaatagaGCAGAGGAGCAGTCTAATGAGCTGGAAAATAGTGGTATGGCTGTTGAGTTTCCAGTGAATAGTGACCTCTGTGACACTGGTCAAGAAGATAGCTTGTCAACTCTAAGCCTGTTGGGTGAACTTCATGGATGGGGAAATGATGATGCTCTATGTAAAGTTCAATATGCAGAACAAGAACATGGGTTTTCTGTTGCAGAAAAAATTGAGGGTTCTAAATTATACCAAGGTAAGGAATATATAGCGGCGTCTCCATCAGATTTGACACAAAAACAGGAATATTCATTCAACTCATGTAATGATAACCAGAATACCTTGCCCCCACCTGTGGCTGATGTTTCTATTGGCAGGCTTTGTGCTAAGCTTTCAGAGAAAATATATGGAGTTGTGAAGAGAGTTTGTATAAGAAAGGTGAAACCCTCCAGGCAAGGTGTAAGGCCTGAATCTGCAAAAGAGAGCGAAGGTTTTGAAAAAAGGCTGAATCAAGAAGTAGATGGTTTTTCTGTTTCCAATAAAAGCAAAAGTGATGGAAAAATTTCATCATCCAATGTggatatgacaaatcatgtttgcCTTGCTGTTGACAGAAAACAGGATAACCTTTTGAGATTTTCACTTTCACATTCTGCTGTTGAAAGAGCATTCATTGGCTCGAGGAGAAAGCTTCTTGTTTTGGATGTAAATGGCCTACTTGCTGATATAGTTTCACCTGCTCCTAAGGACTATAAAGCGGACATAAAAATCGCAAAACGGGCAA TTTTTAAGAGACCTTACTGTTCTGAATTCCTGAATTTCTGCTTTGAGGGATTTGATGTGGGCATCTGGTCATCAAGATCTAA gaaaattttggaaagagtgattgattACTTGATGGGAGATATGAAAGACAAGCTATTATTTTGTTGG GATCTGTCCCACTGCACTGAAACGGGATATAAAACTCTTGAGAGTAAGCATAAGGCCTTGATTTTTAAGGAGCTGAAGAAAATATGGGAGAAACATGACCCAAGTCTTCCATGGGAGAAGGGAGAttataatgaatcaaacacatTGTTGTTGGATGATTCTCCATACAAGGCCTTGCTTAATCCT cCCCACACTGCACTCTTCCCTTATGCATACAGGTTCCAGGACGGGAATGATAATTCTTTAG GATAA